In a single window of the Desulfovibrio sp. ZJ209 genome:
- a CDS encoding DUF3150 domain-containing protein: MNNILHSDIQILDNLLAVNLDISLWSARKKMTPEDLGGAELPPEDLASLGSKRVADPESLRIFSTLKSRAFTFLDRHGVRFMSGWAIPEEKAGDIVAELISIRDEFRAAKEDFLAAYDTSLEAWIAKHQEWASIIRNSVVSSDYVRGRMGFRWQLYKVAPLESHADENAVLEAGLADEVTGLGGTLFSEVAKSAQEIWRRVYMGKTEVTHKALSPLRTLHGKLVGLSFVEPHVAPVADIIKAALGRMPAKGTITGTDLLLLQGLVCLLSDSKALVLHAQKLIEGYGPATVLDALLAGGQTAPATSSSESGGVDGIDGQEESRTDGSQPEDNKGSDSDAEPVLPELPVPANGMDIPSMGLW, translated from the coding sequence ATGAACAACATTCTGCACTCCGACATCCAAATCCTGGACAACCTCTTGGCCGTCAACCTCGACATCAGCCTCTGGTCGGCCCGCAAGAAGATGACCCCCGAGGACTTGGGCGGCGCTGAACTGCCGCCCGAAGACCTCGCCTCCCTCGGCTCCAAGCGTGTGGCTGACCCGGAAAGCCTGCGCATCTTTTCGACCCTCAAGTCCCGCGCCTTCACCTTCCTTGACCGGCACGGCGTGCGCTTCATGTCCGGCTGGGCCATTCCCGAAGAAAAGGCCGGGGACATCGTGGCCGAGCTCATCAGCATCCGGGACGAGTTCCGCGCCGCCAAGGAGGACTTCCTCGCGGCCTACGACACCTCGCTGGAAGCGTGGATCGCCAAGCATCAGGAATGGGCGTCAATCATCCGCAATTCGGTCGTTTCCTCGGACTATGTGCGCGGTCGCATGGGGTTCCGCTGGCAGCTCTACAAGGTGGCCCCGCTGGAAAGCCATGCGGATGAAAACGCCGTGCTGGAAGCCGGGCTCGCCGACGAGGTGACAGGGCTTGGTGGTACGCTCTTCTCGGAGGTGGCCAAGTCCGCGCAGGAGATATGGCGGCGCGTTTATATGGGCAAGACGGAAGTCACCCACAAGGCGCTCTCGCCGCTCAGGACTTTGCATGGAAAGCTGGTGGGCCTCTCCTTCGTGGAGCCCCATGTCGCGCCTGTGGCCGACATCATCAAGGCCGCCCTTGGCCGGATGCCCGCCAAGGGCACGATAACGGGCACGGACCTGCTCCTGCTTCAGGGGCTGGTCTGCCTGCTCTCGGACAGCAAGGCCCTTGTCCTGCACGCCCAGAAGCTCATCGAGGGCTACGGCCCGGCCACGGTGCTGGACGCGCTTCTGGCCGGTGGACAGACAGCCCCGGCCACATCGTCCTCAGAGTCTGGGGGCGTGGACGGTATCGATGGACAGGAAGAAAGCCGGACAGACGGCAGCCAGCCCGAAGACAATAAGGGTTCGGATAGCGATGCGGAGCCCGTCCTGCCCGAGCTTCCCGTGCCCGCGAATGGCATGGATATTCCCAGCATGGGGCTGTGGTGA
- a CDS encoding ribbon-helix-helix protein, CopG family translates to MAQTQISIDADMLARLDATSLANSVSREEALREAIDNYCEYDRWFRAKVEEGRKAYEEGRYVSNEEATRIAQERCAELRRMMSGGK, encoded by the coding sequence ATGGCTCAGACGCAGATTTCCATTGACGCGGATATGCTTGCCCGCCTCGATGCCACGTCCTTGGCCAATTCCGTTTCCCGCGAGGAAGCCCTGCGGGAAGCTATCGACAATTATTGCGAGTATGACCGCTGGTTCAGGGCCAAGGTTGAGGAGGGGCGCAAGGCATATGAGGAAGGCAGATATGTCTCCAATGAGGAGGCAACGCGTATCGCTCAAGAGCGTTGTGCTGAACTTCGCAGAATGATGTCTGGTGGAAAATGA
- a CDS encoding type II toxin-antitoxin system RelE/ParE family toxin produces MTSVIWSIPALESRNTIIRYISRDNPEAAIALDNEFSKAIERIAMFPQSGRLGRVEGTKEVVVRSNYVLVYEQRNEDIVVLIVLHTAQQYPPEDIG; encoded by the coding sequence ATGACTAGCGTTATCTGGTCAATTCCTGCACTTGAAAGCCGGAATACGATTATTCGCTATATTTCCAGAGACAACCCGGAAGCAGCCATCGCGTTAGATAACGAATTTTCAAAAGCCATTGAGCGCATAGCGATGTTTCCTCAATCTGGCCGATTAGGTAGAGTTGAGGGCACAAAGGAAGTTGTGGTTCGCTCCAATTATGTCCTTGTCTATGAACAACGGAATGAGGACATCGTTGTCCTCATTGTCCTTCATACTGCCCAGCAATACCCTCCCGAGGACATCGGCTAG
- a CDS encoding GxxExxY protein, with the protein MCETGREKALLEVLRRGLELHGQKQTEAQLGDRSAYLGMSDIARYADCPRAAVAGKLAEADTTVERLLTLQRGHWFEDGIAGSLAAAGLSFMRQVEISDSYAGVPIRAHLDLALVWEKPKPAVRVLEIKSMETLPKEPYEAHERQVMGQVAMLDELWDAPRFTLRREDGSIAHEKVGFPELCRRELGLNLPDNPEKVSIEGWLLCVSMRYARAFGPYLWDAHALERLREQAHEYWALLSGVKEGRAALSDIPHATGFHPLCTSCQFNGDCPKFPQGASQPQWEPALDKLENLKERRSELDGEIKELEAVLKVAHQLAGTQDWINTGGHRFRVSEIAGRSVLNRDTLKEELAAIFYSEHMDDIDVDALLARHERAGAPSSRLTVNAIN; encoded by the coding sequence ATGTGTGAGACTGGACGCGAAAAGGCCCTGCTGGAGGTTCTCCGGCGGGGCCTTGAGCTTCATGGGCAAAAACAGACAGAAGCTCAGCTTGGCGACCGCTCGGCTTATCTGGGCATGAGCGACATTGCTCGCTATGCGGACTGCCCCCGTGCGGCTGTGGCAGGAAAGTTGGCTGAGGCCGACACGACGGTGGAGCGCCTGCTCACGCTCCAGCGCGGGCATTGGTTCGAGGATGGCATCGCTGGCTCGCTGGCGGCAGCGGGCCTGAGCTTCATGCGGCAGGTGGAAATCAGCGACAGCTATGCCGGTGTCCCCATCCGGGCGCATCTTGACCTCGCCCTCGTCTGGGAAAAGCCCAAGCCTGCCGTGCGCGTGCTCGAAATCAAGAGCATGGAGACGCTGCCAAAAGAGCCCTACGAGGCCCACGAGCGGCAGGTCATGGGACAGGTGGCAATGCTGGATGAGCTGTGGGATGCCCCGAGATTCACGCTGAGGCGGGAGGATGGCTCTATTGCGCATGAGAAGGTAGGCTTCCCGGAGCTGTGCCGCCGTGAACTGGGGCTGAACCTCCCTGATAACCCCGAAAAAGTATCCATCGAGGGCTGGCTGCTCTGCGTGTCGATGCGATACGCACGAGCCTTTGGGCCGTATCTGTGGGACGCTCACGCGCTGGAGAGGCTCAGGGAGCAAGCGCATGAGTATTGGGCTTTGCTTTCCGGCGTCAAGGAAGGACGGGCTGCCCTGTCCGACATTCCGCACGCCACGGGCTTTCATCCCCTCTGCACGAGCTGCCAGTTCAACGGGGACTGCCCCAAGTTTCCTCAAGGGGCAAGCCAGCCGCAATGGGAGCCGGCGCTCGATAAGCTGGAAAACCTCAAAGAGCGCCGCTCCGAATTGGATGGCGAAATCAAGGAGCTTGAAGCCGTCCTCAAGGTGGCGCACCAGCTCGCGGGCACGCAGGACTGGATCAATACCGGCGGGCATCGTTTCAGGGTAAGCGAGATAGCCGGGCGCAGCGTACTCAACCGCGACACGCTCAAGGAAGAGCTGGCGGCGATCTTCTATTCGGAGCACATGGACGACATCGACGTGGACGCGCTGCTTGCCCGCCATGAGCGGGCAGGTGCGCCTTCTTCGAGGCTTACCGTCAACGCGATCAACTGA
- a CDS encoding ERF family protein codes for MQEMNSQDTTKLAKALLNVQRQLLPAAKDATNPFTKSKYATLNSVMAASREALLENGIWMCQCPVPVDTPGAIGLMTKLTHTESGQWQSSIAVVPLPKADPQGMGSAITYARRYALTAMLGLVTEDDDGEAACGRKGGSTRTQTPRRLAGNRQEAAQEPAELPALEGVTYQRVSAQDGRECIVASGNTQPKKEILSGLGFRWNAQRKYWWKYADAV; via the coding sequence ATGCAGGAGATGAACTCGCAGGACACTACGAAATTGGCAAAGGCCCTGCTCAATGTGCAGCGGCAGTTGCTGCCCGCTGCCAAGGACGCCACAAATCCGTTCACGAAGTCCAAGTACGCCACCCTCAACTCGGTCATGGCCGCGAGCCGTGAGGCGCTGCTCGAAAACGGCATATGGATGTGTCAGTGCCCGGTGCCCGTGGATACGCCCGGAGCCATCGGCCTGATGACCAAGCTCACGCATACGGAATCCGGCCAGTGGCAGAGCTCCATCGCCGTCGTGCCGCTCCCCAAGGCCGACCCGCAGGGCATGGGGAGCGCCATTACCTACGCTCGCCGGTATGCGCTCACGGCGATGCTCGGGCTTGTCACGGAAGACGATGACGGTGAAGCAGCCTGTGGCAGGAAGGGCGGCTCGACACGTACACAAACGCCTCGGAGGCTGGCTGGCAATCGACAGGAGGCTGCTCAGGAGCCTGCGGAACTTCCGGCGCTGGAGGGCGTCACCTATCAGCGCGTATCGGCGCAGGATGGCCGTGAGTGCATCGTGGCCAGCGGCAACACCCAGCCCAAGAAGGAGATTCTCTCTGGCCTGGGTTTTCGGTGGAACGCCCAGCGGAAGTATTGGTGGAAATACGCGGACGCCGTTTAG
- a CDS encoding inovirus-type Gp2 protein has protein sequence METTIEETYRGYRINTGENNNLPCNIKTLDQYIDILEYMEKMHSRVLSVRLDIHTPIDSEVPLRKKMTRILESTKRNLESKNNSNNKVDMHYVWTAERTAQAAKEHVHLDILVNGNITKNGYGIFKTLEKVVKRQIPDANDGLVEFCKSNGEKGIFIDRNDPHVEDKRNEATYAASYLAKASSKEYKAKGARFSSASRLPSNWR, from the coding sequence ATGGAAACGACTATTGAAGAAACGTATCGTGGTTATCGAATCAACACAGGTGAAAATAACAACCTTCCTTGTAATATCAAAACTTTAGACCAGTATATTGATATACTAGAGTACATGGAAAAGATGCACTCAAGAGTTCTTTCCGTGAGATTAGACATACACACACCTATCGATAGCGAAGTTCCTCTTAGAAAGAAAATGACACGTATCCTTGAATCAACAAAAAGGAACCTAGAGAGCAAGAATAATAGTAATAACAAAGTAGATATGCACTATGTCTGGACGGCTGAGAGAACAGCACAGGCTGCAAAAGAGCATGTCCACCTGGATATATTGGTAAACGGGAATATAACCAAAAACGGATATGGGATATTCAAGACTCTTGAGAAAGTTGTAAAACGTCAGATTCCTGATGCGAATGATGGACTTGTTGAGTTTTGTAAGAGCAACGGTGAGAAGGGCATATTCATCGACAGAAATGACCCTCATGTTGAGGATAAACGCAACGAGGCCACCTACGCAGCAAGCTATCTAGCTAAGGCGAGCAGCAAGGAATACAAAGCCAAGGGTGCACGGTTTTCCTCAGCTTCACGACTTCCTTCAAATTGGCGCTAG
- a CDS encoding DNA-binding protein yields MKKEHPLITSLRESLPAVFTRDVAAKHLGGLLTAKTLANYDARGVDPCVKERIGKKVLYQREDFLGWLESRFTSDA; encoded by the coding sequence ATGAAAAAGGAACATCCGCTCATCACTTCCCTTCGTGAAAGCCTCCCTGCTGTTTTCACTCGCGATGTTGCCGCCAAGCATCTTGGTGGCCTTCTTACTGCAAAGACACTTGCTAACTACGATGCCAGAGGCGTTGACCCATGTGTAAAGGAGCGTATTGGGAAGAAGGTACTGTATCAGCGCGAGGATTTTCTGGGCTGGCTCGAATCCCGCTTTACTAGCGATGCCTAA
- a CDS encoding DUF927 domain-containing protein, with protein sequence MKNRTAFIQVAEDEVLRGKHDWIINTPANLEDSIIQGMPYRSIYAYSNPPNPNEPAPFIFGDLWIVTTDHQDRRDALEAMRRIVEGIIAMHSDIDPGMLRYYLDSGGSVYLRIPAPVFGGDCGVPLLPLYHRQMADRLVRYQDEPRAKMATCTRLSCFEPPKLVGFNVREDTYSLNRPFMFLEPGINHGDNFTVEVDYKSFMNMYPADLWSSVEQGRQFPVDSVAPQITSLHRVYDAIMFARCELLAPNIRKESVTKCPFFKSCMAHPENVDEKKQKLLFGLLAPLGKEGMKMAQEWGQKVLGATESAIRVAFIEAMQERRLVTCAEIAQLHGCDGSCGAHAPYDLEEKEQAGAALMEHFQERQNGLFYSLKGWDMEGHDEAWVCSPIFSTARVCNAEGTGWSREVKVRAPDGKYHQFTIPLRECMSPNVDTLLGVLCEHGLELAPHKHAGALLKLYFREASPARIKVGVKSLGWVGDCYVLPDIVIGHYDKKPEYLGEIGAFQVSGTLEDWISRIGCYCVGNPLPMLVVQYALTAILLGRCGQEGGGLHLYGPSSSGKSTLALVAGSVCGGKPGKGYLTQWRSTANALESTAARHNDGLLVLDEIGEATSDTVFQAIYMLTNGQGKERLRADATAKKAFQWRLNYMSTGEVPTGEKIEAGGRHKVMAGQEVRTINLPVLGPNGENVFKSLHGFRSPAALSEHLKRASKEAYGTLLRAFIAALCGANPAELHANVEEITQDARRFVERVSPKEGVGQIHRVAIKFGLIAAAGGFAARHGLLPWSPEDAAKVAEEWFAIWMEKRGGTGNLEVEKAIKAIQDEWALRRESNYHNLDNYGDGSRYPELHGYYWKKDGEVEFFIKAEIFTKLVGWVNRNELLDTMRERGMLLTTKEGTIMVTKSIGGQNIRGFGFRPSAWLGKAEEVEKPNQALDKPFNPYDPNPGNVF encoded by the coding sequence ATGAAAAATCGAACTGCGTTTATTCAAGTAGCTGAGGATGAGGTCTTGCGTGGCAAGCATGACTGGATCATCAATACCCCAGCCAACTTAGAAGATTCCATCATTCAGGGGATGCCTTACCGCTCCATATACGCTTATTCTAACCCTCCGAACCCCAATGAGCCTGCTCCTTTTATTTTTGGCGACCTTTGGATTGTGACCACCGACCACCAGGATCGCAGGGACGCGCTTGAGGCCATGCGGCGTATCGTCGAAGGGATCATAGCCATGCACAGCGACATCGATCCGGGGATGCTTCGGTACTATCTCGACTCAGGAGGCTCGGTCTATCTGCGTATTCCTGCGCCCGTCTTTGGCGGAGATTGCGGTGTCCCGCTGCTCCCACTTTACCATCGCCAAATGGCTGACAGGCTAGTCCGCTACCAAGATGAACCCAGAGCCAAGATGGCTACCTGCACGAGGCTGAGTTGTTTCGAGCCGCCTAAGCTGGTAGGCTTCAATGTACGCGAAGACACCTATTCCCTCAATAGGCCGTTCATGTTTCTTGAGCCTGGCATCAATCACGGCGATAATTTTACCGTGGAAGTCGACTACAAATCGTTTATGAACATGTATCCCGCAGATTTGTGGTCAAGCGTGGAGCAAGGAAGACAATTTCCTGTCGATTCTGTCGCGCCTCAGATTACGAGCCTTCATCGGGTTTATGACGCCATCATGTTCGCCCGGTGTGAGCTACTCGCTCCAAATATACGCAAGGAGTCCGTGACCAAGTGCCCATTTTTCAAATCCTGCATGGCACACCCGGAAAATGTTGACGAGAAAAAACAGAAACTCCTCTTCGGGCTGCTTGCACCGCTTGGCAAGGAAGGAATGAAAATGGCCCAAGAATGGGGTCAGAAAGTGCTTGGAGCCACAGAGTCGGCCATCAGGGTGGCTTTTATTGAAGCCATGCAGGAACGAAGGCTCGTCACCTGTGCCGAGATTGCCCAACTACATGGCTGTGATGGAAGCTGCGGCGCCCATGCCCCCTATGACTTGGAGGAAAAAGAGCAGGCTGGCGCAGCTTTGATGGAGCATTTTCAGGAACGCCAGAATGGCCTGTTCTACTCCCTCAAGGGTTGGGATATGGAAGGTCACGATGAAGCTTGGGTCTGTAGCCCCATTTTCTCAACGGCCAGGGTCTGCAATGCTGAGGGCACTGGGTGGTCACGAGAAGTCAAGGTGAGGGCTCCTGATGGTAAATACCACCAGTTTACCATTCCGCTGAGAGAGTGCATGTCGCCCAATGTCGATACGCTGCTCGGAGTGTTGTGTGAGCATGGGCTAGAGTTGGCCCCGCATAAACATGCGGGCGCCTTGCTCAAACTCTATTTTCGAGAAGCATCTCCTGCCCGTATCAAGGTCGGCGTGAAATCGCTCGGGTGGGTCGGCGATTGCTATGTGCTCCCAGATATTGTCATCGGCCATTATGACAAAAAACCTGAGTACCTTGGCGAAATTGGGGCCTTTCAGGTCTCTGGCACGCTTGAGGACTGGATCTCGCGCATCGGCTGCTACTGCGTGGGAAATCCCTTGCCCATGCTCGTGGTGCAATACGCCCTAACTGCGATTTTACTTGGACGCTGCGGCCAAGAGGGCGGTGGGCTTCATCTCTATGGGCCTTCCTCGAGCGGAAAATCCACGCTGGCTCTAGTCGCGGGTAGCGTATGCGGCGGTAAGCCGGGCAAGGGCTATCTGACCCAGTGGCGAAGTACCGCTAATGCGCTGGAAAGTACCGCCGCCAGGCACAACGACGGGCTCCTTGTCTTGGACGAAATCGGCGAAGCCACGAGCGACACGGTATTCCAAGCCATTTACATGCTTACCAATGGTCAGGGCAAGGAAAGGCTCCGGGCAGATGCCACTGCTAAAAAAGCATTTCAGTGGCGGCTAAATTACATGTCCACGGGTGAGGTTCCCACAGGGGAGAAAATCGAGGCTGGAGGACGCCACAAGGTCATGGCCGGACAAGAAGTTCGCACTATCAACCTGCCCGTGCTCGGCCCAAACGGAGAAAACGTATTCAAAAGTCTGCACGGCTTCCGCTCGCCTGCGGCTTTGAGTGAGCACCTTAAGCGTGCGTCCAAGGAAGCTTACGGCACGTTGCTCCGGGCCTTCATCGCCGCTCTCTGTGGGGCCAATCCTGCTGAGCTTCATGCCAACGTCGAGGAAATTACTCAGGACGCGCGGCGCTTCGTGGAGCGGGTAAGCCCGAAAGAGGGCGTGGGGCAAATCCACCGAGTTGCTATCAAATTTGGCTTGATTGCTGCTGCCGGTGGCTTTGCAGCCCGTCATGGGCTTTTGCCGTGGTCTCCCGAAGACGCTGCAAAGGTCGCTGAGGAGTGGTTTGCGATTTGGATGGAAAAACGCGGTGGCACGGGCAATCTGGAAGTGGAAAAAGCGATCAAAGCCATTCAGGATGAATGGGCGCTCCGCAGGGAAAGCAACTATCACAATCTTGACAATTACGGGGACGGCTCGCGCTACCCGGAACTCCACGGTTATTATTGGAAAAAGGATGGCGAAGTGGAGTTTTTCATCAAGGCCGAGATTTTTACCAAGCTCGTGGGGTGGGTCAACCGCAATGAACTACTTGATACCATGAGGGAGCGCGGGATGTTGCTTACTACAAAGGAAGGAACCATCATGGTCACGAAGTCCATCGGCGGCCAGAACATCCGAGGCTTTGGGTTCCGACCAAGCGCATGGCTTGGGAAGGCGGAAGAAGTGGAAAAGCCGAATCAGGCTTTAGATAAGCCCTTCAATCCGTATGATCCCAATCCAGGCAATGTGTTTTGA
- a CDS encoding ATP-dependent DNA helicase: MDFRPTEQQQAVIAHGEGPLLVIAGPGSGKTFTLVERIVHLVVHKGVQPEQLLVATFTEKAAKEIISRVARRLMQEGVTVNVDEMYIGTLHSICLRLLEEHREFTRLKKNFTVMDQFDQSYFFFQHLREFEDLAPVTLLLKDEKETSRWNKANLLCRWMNKLSEEMLSADALMADPDEAIQALGKWYDHYQKLLEQENLLDFSVIQLEAYRLLTQNPDTVLAPLKEKIRYVMVDEYQDTNTIQERLLFSLLDEKQNICVVGDDDQGLYRFRGATIRNILEFADHFPKGKCAVHSLTVNYRSDPGIIAFYNGWMDGSVDDFSWEGESGKHFRHPKQIEPPTGKPALDTPVLRVSGSADEQNWHEEVLDFLQTLKATNLSDWNQVAFLFRSVRSEKAKALASYLEEHGIPVYAPRSDLYFEREEVRLMLGAFLFIFRIFKEVREKWEAKYRPLAVWEFYDSCLRQFGAKLRQPENKELKDWCVRRFNEIEGMLSHNKPLDFGFSALFYQLIQFPLFSAFLELGTSARDERPARNLAIFSQLLVKFEYLHHIQVLHPDYLEKNVGDLFNHFFRYIKDGGITEFEDPDDTTPGGAVPFMTIHQAKGLEFPVTIVGSLNATPRKNYSELDEALEARHHERPPFEPLERMKDFDFKRLYYTAFSRAKNLLVLTCQEKRTKRGKLSTPTEYFHKFYAPLPDWRAADLSALKVDAVQPAGIKGRYSYTSHVLLYEGCPRQYQFFKYWEFSPVREGPMLFGQLVHQTIEDIHKAVLREQPESVTEDNIRLWFDVNYANLSHKERVYLSPQIREVALGHVLRYVERRHGNWEDIRGTEVDVSLVRDEYILTGKIDLIQGKGDTVEIVDFKATPKPDQYAERHILDRYRRQLEIYAYLVEKRHGLEVSAMNLYYTGETSGVPTYRFPFDGKSVDKTIADVDAVVGCMERREFGVTERPAKLCKECDLQAFCNSNL, from the coding sequence ATGGACTTTCGCCCTACCGAGCAGCAGCAAGCCGTAATCGCCCATGGCGAGGGGCCGCTCTTGGTCATTGCCGGGCCAGGCTCCGGCAAGACCTTCACCCTTGTCGAGCGCATCGTGCATCTGGTCGTCCACAAGGGCGTTCAGCCAGAGCAGCTTCTTGTGGCTACGTTCACCGAGAAGGCCGCCAAGGAAATCATTTCGCGCGTGGCTCGGCGACTCATGCAGGAAGGCGTGACCGTAAATGTGGATGAAATGTACATCGGCACGCTCCACTCCATATGCCTGCGGCTGCTTGAGGAGCATCGAGAGTTCACGCGGCTGAAGAAAAACTTCACCGTGATGGACCAGTTTGACCAGAGCTATTTTTTCTTCCAGCATCTGCGCGAGTTTGAGGACCTCGCCCCGGTGACGCTGCTGCTCAAGGATGAGAAGGAGACCAGCCGCTGGAATAAGGCGAACCTGCTCTGCCGCTGGATGAACAAGCTCTCCGAGGAGATGCTTTCCGCCGACGCCCTCATGGCCGACCCGGACGAAGCCATACAGGCGCTCGGCAAGTGGTACGATCATTACCAGAAACTGCTTGAGCAGGAGAACCTGCTGGACTTCTCGGTGATCCAGCTTGAAGCGTACCGGCTGCTCACCCAAAACCCGGACACTGTGCTTGCGCCACTCAAGGAAAAAATCCGCTATGTCATGGTGGACGAGTATCAGGACACCAATACCATTCAGGAGCGGCTGCTGTTCTCCCTGCTGGACGAGAAGCAGAACATCTGCGTGGTGGGCGATGATGACCAGGGCCTCTACCGTTTCCGGGGAGCGACCATCCGCAACATCCTGGAATTTGCCGACCACTTCCCCAAGGGCAAGTGCGCCGTCCATTCGCTGACTGTCAATTACCGTTCTGACCCCGGCATCATCGCCTTCTACAACGGCTGGATGGACGGCTCGGTGGACGACTTTTCCTGGGAGGGAGAAAGCGGCAAGCACTTCCGGCATCCCAAGCAGATCGAACCGCCCACCGGCAAGCCCGCGCTGGACACGCCCGTGTTGCGCGTTTCCGGCAGCGCGGATGAGCAAAACTGGCATGAGGAAGTGCTGGACTTCCTGCAAACGCTCAAGGCGACCAACCTCAGCGACTGGAATCAGGTGGCCTTCCTTTTCCGCTCCGTGCGCTCGGAGAAGGCCAAGGCGCTGGCCAGCTATCTGGAAGAACACGGCATCCCGGTCTATGCGCCGCGCTCTGACCTCTATTTTGAGCGGGAGGAGGTGCGCCTCATGCTCGGGGCCTTCCTTTTCATCTTCCGAATTTTTAAAGAGGTGCGGGAAAAGTGGGAGGCCAAATACCGCCCGCTCGCCGTCTGGGAGTTTTATGACTCCTGCTTGCGCCAGTTCGGTGCCAAGCTGCGCCAGCCGGAAAACAAGGAGCTGAAGGACTGGTGCGTGCGCCGCTTCAATGAAATCGAAGGGATGCTCTCCCACAACAAGCCGCTGGACTTCGGCTTTTCCGCCCTGTTCTACCAGTTGATCCAGTTCCCCCTGTTTTCGGCCTTTCTGGAGCTGGGCACCTCCGCGCGGGACGAGCGCCCGGCCCGCAATCTGGCCATCTTTTCGCAGCTTCTGGTCAAGTTTGAATATCTCCACCATATCCAGGTTTTGCACCCCGACTATCTGGAAAAGAACGTCGGCGACCTGTTCAACCACTTCTTCCGCTACATCAAGGACGGCGGCATCACGGAATTTGAAGACCCTGACGACACCACGCCGGGCGGGGCCGTCCCCTTTATGACCATCCACCAGGCGAAGGGACTGGAGTTTCCCGTCACCATCGTTGGCTCGCTCAACGCCACTCCCCGGAAGAATTACAGCGAGCTGGATGAAGCCCTTGAGGCGCGCCACCACGAGCGGCCACCCTTTGAGCCGCTGGAACGGATGAAGGATTTTGATTTCAAGCGCCTTTACTACACCGCCTTTTCCCGCGCCAAGAACCTGCTCGTCCTCACCTGTCAGGAAAAACGCACCAAGCGTGGCAAACTCAGCACCCCCACTGAATACTTCCACAAGTTCTATGCGCCGCTCCCGGACTGGCGCGCGGCCGACCTTTCGGCGCTCAAGGTGGATGCCGTCCAGCCAGCGGGTATCAAGGGCCGCTATTCCTACACCTCCCACGTCCTGCTCTATGAGGGCTGCCCACGCCAGTACCAGTTTTTCAAATACTGGGAGTTCAGCCCGGTGCGCGAAGGCCCCATGCTGTTCGGCCAGCTTGTCCACCAGACCATCGAGGACATCCACAAGGCCGTCCTGCGCGAGCAGCCGGAAAGCGTGACCGAGGACAATATCCGCCTCTGGTTCGACGTGAACTACGCCAACCTGAGCCACAAGGAGCGCGTGTACCTCTCCCCGCAAATCCGGGAGGTGGCGCTCGGCCATGTGCTGCGCTATGTGGAGCGCAGGCACGGCAACTGGGAGGACATTCGCGGCACGGAAGTGGACGTGTCCCTCGTGCGGGACGAGTACATCCTGACGGGCAAGATCGACCTTATCCAGGGCAAGGGCGATACCGTGGAAATTGTGGATTTCAAGGCCACGCCCAAGCCCGACCAGTACGCGGAGCGCCATATCCTCGACCGCTACCGCCGCCAGTTGGAGATTTACGCCTACCTTGTGGAGAAGCGCCACGGCCTTGAGGTCAGCGCCATGAACCTCTATTATACCGGCGAAACATCCGGCGTGCCGACCTACCGCTTCCCCTTTGACGGCAAATCCGTGGACAAGACCATCGCCGACGTGGACGCCGTGGTGGGCTGTATGGAGCGCCGGGAATTTGGGGTCACGGAGCGCCCAGCCAAGCTGTGCAAAGAGTGTGACTTGCAAGCGTTTTGTAACAGTAACTTGTAG